TTGTACGCAACCGAAATCAGTACTCCGTCCTCGACGTCAACGTCAATCGTATCCGGCTGGGCAACATCCACCTGTCGATTTTCGATGAGAAAGTACTCGTCGGCGGTAATCGGGACCTTCACTATTGTCGGCGTGCCCGGGCCTGAGCGTTGACCGAACAGAGCTGTATCCATTTGCGCAGCGTATACCATCACCGACTCTCTTGGTACCCGAACCTCTATCGGCGTCACGAATCCAAGATGCACTCGATGATAGGCATCAAGAAACCCCGGTATCACCCCAGGCGGCGCACCGGCACCATAGTCGCCAAGCCAGCCGCCATATCCCATCAGACTCCAACCACCGACTCCCATTGTCACGCCGGTAACGTCATATAGGTCGTATGCGCCGAATAGATGACTGAGCTCATGACACAGGGTGCCGGCCAGGCCGACCATTCCGGCCAAGTTAGTCTGGTCGCCGTACATCGTGTCCTGCCGCATCATCTCGGGCAGAACCGTGGCCTGTTCGATCCGGGTCCGCCCCTCATCAACGAGGATATACGGAACTCCGAGATACGCCTCAAGCGCACCGGCCGGGATCTCACCGGCCAGAAGGTCAAAAGGACTGTCTTGGCGCAGACCGAAATCGGACTGAAGCCCTGATCCGGCGTGGAAGATAACGTATTCATCATAGTCCGAAAACCTGATCGCCGGATCTGCATCGGCAATCTTGAACGCGTCCCGCATCAGCCGAACAAGTCCAACTTCGACCGCTTCCCACGAAGTCGTGTCGCCGTAAAACTGCATCTGCCTTGGCAACTGATAGCATTCTTTCTCGGCTTCGGGAAACACCTTGTACTCCACGTCCAGTCGGCCCAACGACTGAGCCCGGAAGTAGTTGCGCGCGCCCTCCATCTGGCGCCCAAAGTAAGTCTTGAAATGTGGCGGGTCGTAGAAAAGGCCAGAATCCGGCGCAAGAAAACCAAGCGTGTCCATCTTTCCGTTACCGGTCGTCAGCGGAGTCGTATCCTCGACGAACTCGACTCGCAGACATAGAACCCGCTTAGTAACCTTCTGTCCGAGCCTCATCCGCTGAATCGCGGCCTTGTCATCCTCGGTCGGGTAGAAAGGGAACCGGTCGAAAGGCTTCGTGTCTGACTGCAGCTTTGTGAAGGAACGTATGAACCGGTTCTGCTGCCGGACAAACTCAGACGATGGCCTGCGGCCGGGCTTGACCAATGTCAGCACCTTCCCTGAAGTGGGTGTCGTCAGAACCAGCGCCAACACCGGCGCCGCAGCCAGACATCGGATTCTCAGACTACTCAGAAAATCCTCCTAAATAGATGTTCCATTGGTTGCGTTGTCACATCCCCAAGGCGGGCACGGACTCCGTCATGTCACAATCAAGCGGAGAGAGAGGGATTTGAACCCCCGATACCCTTGCGGGTATACGTGATTTCGAGTCACGCGCCATCGTCCACTCGGCCATCTCTCCAATTCACCGGTCGTCCCAGCCCCACGGGTCTCACCCTTCCTTCCTCCGACCGCGAAAGAACTCCTGTAGCAGTCCGGCACTTTCGGCCGCACATACGCCCGCGCAGACCGCAAGCCTGTGGTTGAACCGGTTCTCCTCAGCAATGTCATACTTCGAACCGAAGCAGCCGAACTTCGGATCATGCGCACCGAAGACCAGCCGGTCCGGCCGTGCCAGAATCAGAGCGCCGGCACACATCAAACACGGCTCCAGGGTCACATAAACGGTCGCGCCGGTCAGCCGCCAGTTGCCCAGAGTCGAGGCAGCCGCGCTCAGGGCGATAATCTCGGCATGCGCGGTCGGGTCTGCTAGCCCTTCAGTCCGGTTGTGTCCCCGACCGATGATGCGATCTTCCCGTACTACGACGCACCCGACCGGAACCTCGTTCTCCTCAAGTGCCCGCTGGGCCTCTACCAGAGCATGCCGCATCCAGCGCTCGTCGCTCTGTGCGGTCGGCGAGTCTCCAGCCACGAGAAACCGCTGTGTTTCCTCGGAAACCTGGTACTGCTTCTGGTTCGCGCCCTCTTCCGGCGCGCACTCCCGGCGTACCTGGCGGTTGTCCAAATCCGGCATTCAGCGCGCCCGGCGCGATTTGAACGCGCAACCTACGGATTCGTAGTCCGTCACTCTATCCATTTGAGCTACGGGCGCCTGCTTACTGCAACGTGTCTAATTCTAGGAACTCAGCATGCCCAGTCAAGCGCTCGCGTCCGAGGCGAGAGCCAACTAGCGCCGTGCTCTCCTCACCGCGACATCAGGCTTTTCATTTCCGCATCTTCCGTTGCCGGCGCTTGCGGTTCCACGACCGCCCTATGCTTGCCTCCGGACCGCGGCTCTGGTTCGGTCTGTGGAATCAGGCCGGCCTGAGCTGGGTTCTCAAGCCAGCCAGCCTGTCTCCGCACTCCGGGCAGTATTGGAACCCGGACATATGCACCAGGAGTTCGTGATGGAACAGCCCGCACCGAGCAGTAGCCAGCAGTTTCCGCCTCTTGCGGCCGCGGAAGACAAATTCGGATTGGTGGCTGCGACCGGAGTTGTCACGCCTTCGGCCGCAATGAGGACAGAACTTGCCGGAGTTGGTCATCCGACCTTGACACTCGCTGCATAGAGGGAATCCCCCGATGCTTCCCATACCTAGAAATTATACTCACCCCTATTGAGAGGTCAAATAGCACATTCACGCCCAAACTTGACGGCTCTGAACCCAGAGTTCTGAATTCAGATCCTCGCCACGTGTGCATTGCCCCTTCGATTGTTGGGTTGACCCTGACCGTCTCTGCTCTATAATCGCGGTCTGTGACAGTAGTACAGACAGGTCGCAAACCTGCCGCGCTTGGACCCCGTCCAAAGTTCGTGCGTCTCGTCCTACCGCTCGTGGCCTCGCTGCTCACCGCTTCAGTGTCTTCAGCCCAGCCTGCGCCATCGGCTGACGAACTCTGGCTCAAGATTACTTCGACCGGCGGCCGTAAACGGCTAAGTCTGGTCGTCGCAAAG
This sequence is a window from candidate division WOR-3 bacterium. Protein-coding genes within it:
- the tadA gene encoding tRNA adenosine(34) deaminase TadA encodes the protein MPDLDNRQVRRECAPEEGANQKQYQVSEETQRFLVAGDSPTAQSDERWMRHALVEAQRALEENEVPVGCVVVREDRIIGRGHNRTEGLADPTAHAEIIALSAAASTLGNWRLTGATVYVTLEPCLMCAGALILARPDRLVFGAHDPKFGCFGSKYDIAEENRFNHRLAVCAGVCAAESAGLLQEFFRGRRKEG